A genomic region of Choristoneura fumiferana chromosome 17, NRCan_CFum_1, whole genome shotgun sequence contains the following coding sequences:
- the Pfrx gene encoding 6-phosphofructo-2-kinase/fructose-2,6-biphosphatase isoform X2, with protein sequence MDLEDNRAEGWKYLNKQYFGDGERANYVNIPHVIAMVGLPARGKTYISKKLSRYLNWIGINTRVFNLGEYRRHATSAYTSHEFFRADNKEAMAIRQQCALDALHDVCEWLVKGGEVAVFDATNSTRERRRMIRDIVVHKMGFKLFFVESICDDPRIIEQNIMEVKVSSPDYTNIQNTDNVLNDFLLRIEHYKEKYEPLEENLESDYSFMKIYDTGEKVVVHKHEGHIQSRIVYYLMNIHIVPRTIYLTRHGESLHNIEGRIGGDSALSPRGQQYAGALAGYIETQAIPGLRVWTSWMRRAIQTVKDVKAPQERWKALNEIDAGICEEMTYAEIQEKYPSDFNARDANKFAYRYPRGESYEDLVARLEPVIMELERQGNVLVVSHQAVMRCLLAYFLDKSAEELPYLHVPLHTVIKLTPVAYGCREEHVALAVAAVDTHRPRPPVSTALHTPHDTCHTPHTTR encoded by the exons ATGGACTTGGAAGATAACCGCGCGGAAGGCTGGAAATATCTCAATAAGCAATATTTTGGCGACG GTGAAAGAGCCAATTATGTCAACATTCCCCATGTCATTGCCATGGTGGGGCTCCCCGCTCGGGGGAAGACATATATCTCCAAGAAATTGTCCAGATATCTCAACTGGATCGGAATCAATACTAGAG TATTCAACCTGGGCGAGTACCGCCGGCACGCCACATCCGCCTACACCAGCCACGAGTTCTTCCGCGCCGACAACAAAGAGGCGATGGCCATCCGGCAGCAGTGCGCGCTCGACGCGTTACACGACGTGTGCGAGTGGCTCGTCAAGGGAGGCGAGGTCGCG GTATTTGACGCGACGAATTCAACGCGCGAGCGTCGGCGCATGATCCGCGACATCGTGGTGCACAAGATGGGTTTCAAACTGTTCTTCGTAGAGTCCATATGCGACGACCCGCGGATCATAGAGCAGAACATTATG gAAGTGAAAGTGAGCAGTCCCGACTACACCAACATACAAAACACAGATAACGTACTAAACGACTTCCTGCTAAGAATAGAGCACTACAAAGAGAAATACGAGCCCCTAGAAGAGAACCTCGAGTCGGACTATAGTTTCATGAAGATATACGACACCGGGGAGAAGGTCGTGGTTCACAAACACGAGGGACACATCCAGAGCAGGATTGTTTATTACCTTATGAATATACACATTGTGCCGCGGACCATTTATTTGACTAGG CACGGGGAGAGTCTGCACAACATCGAGGGCCGCATCGGCGGCGACAGCGCGCTGTCCCCGCGCGGGCAGCAGTACGCGGGCGCGCTGGCCGGCTACATCGAGACGCAGGCCATCCCCGGCCTGCGCGTCTGGACCTCCTGGATGCGCCGCGCCATACAGACCGTCAAGGACGTCAAGGCGCCGCAGGAGAGGTGGAAGGCGCTCAATGAGATTGACGCG GGTATCTGCGAAGAGATGACCTACGCAGAGATCCAAGAGAAATACCCGTCGGACTTCAACGCGCGGGACGCCAACAAGTTCGCCTACCGCTACCCGCGCGGCGAGAGCTACGAGGACCTGGTCGCGCGGCTGGAGCCCGTCATCATGGAGCTCGAGCGGCAGGGGAACGTGCTGGTCGTCTCGCACCAGGCCGTCATGCGCTGCTTGCTCGCTTACTTCCTCGACAAGTCTGCTG AGGAGCTCCCGTACCTGCACGTGCCGCTGCACACGGTGATCAAGCTGACGCCGGTCGCGTACGGCTGCCGCGAGGAACACGTCGCGCTCGCCGTCGCCGCCGTCGACACGCACCGCCCTCGCCCGCCGGTCAGTACCGCACTTCACACGCCACACGACACATGCCACACGCCACATACCACACGGTGA